A genomic stretch from Ureibacillus composti includes:
- a CDS encoding LXG domain-containing protein, with protein sequence MKVLDARNFHEGVSRNMTMLTRLETEMKTIETAIEGLTQLEESLKGQGGNAIRAFYRDCHLPFLQFFYLFKSSFQDVLTQMNAALDSLEPDQSGVIQQSFLESNLEQGLTNAKQTTESLTDETNTIMGTVADIVTLPNLDDTGVQNEIQTAKRHRDTTVTDLIAFDSSQSSALAIVESDLNAMNIWIKDLETMITEGLTDVNFPAEHWAQYASTTALQTSLTSRTNQVDEVTGESPEEKPGDVTSADETIMGHKEDIGNVKKFNTAVNGAVESFGMFMAGKNAGLKMELVRDPRSGRNIYRLLASERALHYLRVTPDGKALRELNYKLPKGNQPWKPKHYQQQANNRSTLKFATKKPGQSGWSKVGEAALKEHSSLKYWNDQATIAEKAKTVGKATLSGAGKSFKDAVDIKGVFTSGVAKGFTKALGPVSAGLNYYSNYHNAVDDGLTGTQAHTRATVDTAIDTAVGGAVQAASVAFFTAAVPVPGVGTAIGVAAGLFINTMLNNKDKKTGESAMDKIKGWFH encoded by the coding sequence ATGAAGGTATTAGATGCTAGGAACTTCCATGAGGGTGTCAGCCGCAACATGACAATGCTTACTCGACTAGAGACGGAAATGAAAACAATTGAAACTGCCATTGAAGGACTCACTCAGCTTGAAGAATCTTTAAAGGGGCAAGGTGGCAATGCAATACGAGCATTTTATCGGGATTGCCACTTGCCCTTTTTGCAATTTTTTTATCTGTTTAAAAGTAGTTTTCAAGATGTCCTCACGCAAATGAACGCAGCGCTTGATTCACTCGAGCCTGATCAAAGTGGGGTCATCCAACAATCATTCCTAGAATCAAACCTTGAACAAGGGCTTACTAACGCAAAACAAACGACTGAAAGTTTAACCGATGAAACGAATACCATTATGGGAACTGTTGCAGATATTGTGACTTTACCGAATTTAGATGACACAGGCGTGCAAAATGAAATCCAAACCGCTAAACGACACCGAGATACAACCGTTACTGATTTAATAGCCTTTGACAGTAGCCAATCTTCTGCACTTGCTATCGTAGAAAGTGATCTCAACGCAATGAACATATGGATTAAAGACCTTGAAACGATGATTACAGAAGGCTTAACCGATGTGAATTTCCCGGCAGAACATTGGGCGCAATACGCTTCAACTACTGCACTTCAAACATCTTTAACGAGCAGAACGAATCAAGTCGATGAAGTGACAGGTGAAAGTCCAGAAGAAAAGCCGGGAGATGTAACTTCTGCAGATGAAACCATTATGGGGCATAAAGAAGATATCGGGAATGTAAAGAAATTTAATACCGCTGTTAATGGTGCAGTTGAGAGCTTTGGAATGTTTATGGCTGGGAAGAATGCAGGGTTAAAAATGGAGCTCGTTCGGGATCCGCGCTCGGGCCGAAACATATATCGTCTCCTTGCAAGTGAGCGAGCGCTTCACTATTTGAGGGTCACACCAGATGGGAAAGCATTGCGTGAATTAAATTACAAATTACCTAAAGGCAATCAACCTTGGAAACCAAAACACTATCAGCAACAGGCAAATAACAGATCAACGTTAAAATTTGCAACAAAGAAACCCGGTCAGTCAGGCTGGTCAAAAGTTGGGGAAGCTGCATTAAAAGAACATTCATCCCTTAAATATTGGAATGATCAAGCAACCATCGCTGAGAAAGCTAAAACGGTAGGGAAAGCAACTCTTTCAGGGGCTGGAAAATCATTTAAAGATGCTGTTGATATCAAGGGCGTCTTTACAAGTGGTGTAGCAAAAGGATTCACAAAAGCATTGGGTCCTGTTTCAGCAGGCCTGAACTATTACAGTAATTATCACAATGCAGTAGATGACGGCTTAACTGGTACACAAGCACATACACGAGCAACAGTGGATACAGCCATTGATACAGCAGTCGGTGGGGCCGTTCAGGCTGCAAGTGTGGCCTTCTTCACAGCAGCCGTTCCAGTTCCAGGGGTTGGTACCGCAATTGGTGTCGCGGCTGGGCTCTTCATCAATACTATGTTAAACAATAAAGATAAAAAAACAGGGGAATCCGCAATGGATAAAATTAAAGGCTGGTTCCACTAA
- the esaA gene encoding type VII secretion protein EsaA: MTAQKKLMLKIVIVMILIIGAPILYFLAIGENPFFDESSGTKKIAVVNEDTGAENEESALAFGKEVAPILSTDTSYDWSVVSRSAAEKGLANQDYDAVIYIPSNFSKNIMTYEEQQPVKAEFKYNVSGQLNTANREKVLREIDKATARVNGKISTLYWSYVSQDLEEVREEFDTILEKEIEFLNTISDFYRPNLSGVVGDIENQKSLLENIVNSVKSAPIDGNIDQAEDFEEQLAQFVTYVNDYQQYQTSAQQLLQTVQNENLTAVLDMKSAQDPRYNEMKTYLIEQNEKFSSNVRKLEDQLAKNGRNVTNLADQVVTQRDEIMNLLKQVEGEMIVQYESQVISLKNQLNGSTPATNPTTQASNGGGKVASNTSNLVASSKITALDSQRAKLMDLVQEINALKEQAATVAGNTNESTADQAAAPSVGSVINDKLSQLSDQITNIEESINQIQQQEKQLQEQLKESLESLGEEEAPVVVPSSPGNEKSIINEIERKESEIVNLPLINDGKKARLKSVFYKSINSDNSTLLMEYYGALAQYETALKTNLSSDPISQELSSNVNKILGINEKGTTLFDELQAGVPASQQQLTSLEEGLTSFFTKQMEKVDSDYEVISEQLEAVETSASNMQESLDTFIAGSSESHSPVADGSSLVSNQQSISQNLQAMSNSMNTIMENQDNIMSVTNDLHAKAADVNADTQELNSKWNENVDTTEKYRNDIHDVLNNAFIDGQKNGQIYEHLSTPLAANSLDSSVQENKLPPVIVLVIVLISSLLIGYFCYYFKNNKTSVRIALFSLLNLIVGLIISIYGLDIYPLNETGAIEWTIFTVLLLTAVSSVIFAGFSIGNLVGWFVSVAVIAFFITPMLTLLASNIDYEDPMTKVYLSIQYGPESLIVPASIVLAVIIAVAAFVPYIIGRIKNRASTQDEETSYEM; the protein is encoded by the coding sequence ATGACGGCTCAAAAGAAGCTGATGTTAAAAATCGTGATCGTCATGATTTTGATTATCGGGGCCCCCATCCTTTACTTCCTAGCTATTGGCGAAAACCCGTTTTTCGATGAATCGAGCGGAACGAAAAAAATCGCCGTTGTCAATGAGGATACAGGTGCAGAAAACGAAGAAAGTGCACTTGCATTTGGAAAAGAAGTGGCGCCGATTTTATCGACAGATACAAGTTATGATTGGTCTGTTGTGAGTCGAAGTGCTGCGGAAAAAGGGTTAGCGAATCAAGATTACGATGCGGTAATTTATATTCCATCGAATTTTTCTAAAAACATTATGACCTACGAGGAGCAACAACCGGTAAAGGCTGAGTTTAAATATAACGTTTCAGGTCAATTAAACACAGCAAATCGTGAAAAAGTTTTACGAGAAATCGATAAAGCAACTGCACGAGTAAACGGGAAAATATCTACTCTTTATTGGAGCTATGTTTCTCAAGATTTAGAGGAAGTACGTGAGGAATTCGATACGATTCTTGAAAAAGAAATAGAGTTTTTAAATACGATTTCCGATTTTTATCGCCCGAATCTATCAGGTGTAGTAGGGGATATTGAAAATCAAAAAAGCTTGTTGGAGAATATCGTAAACTCCGTGAAGAGCGCACCAATCGATGGAAATATCGATCAGGCTGAGGACTTCGAGGAGCAATTAGCGCAATTTGTAACGTATGTAAATGACTATCAGCAATACCAAACTTCCGCGCAACAGCTTTTACAAACAGTACAAAATGAGAATCTAACAGCGGTGCTTGACATGAAGAGTGCTCAAGACCCACGTTATAACGAAATGAAGACGTATTTAATCGAACAAAATGAAAAGTTTAGTTCAAATGTCCGAAAGCTTGAAGACCAATTAGCAAAAAACGGACGTAATGTCACGAATTTAGCAGATCAAGTTGTTACCCAGAGAGATGAAATCATGAACCTCCTCAAGCAAGTGGAAGGGGAAATGATCGTACAGTATGAATCGCAAGTAATTAGTTTGAAAAATCAATTGAATGGTAGCACACCTGCAACAAATCCAACTACCCAAGCCAGTAATGGCGGTGGGAAAGTGGCAAGCAATACTAGTAATTTAGTTGCTTCATCGAAAATTACTGCACTTGACTCACAGCGAGCGAAACTAATGGACCTAGTGCAGGAAATTAATGCATTGAAAGAACAAGCTGCTACGGTAGCAGGTAATACGAATGAGTCCACAGCTGACCAAGCAGCGGCTCCTTCAGTAGGTTCAGTGATAAATGATAAACTGTCCCAACTGTCTGACCAAATCACAAACATCGAAGAGAGCATTAATCAAATACAACAACAAGAAAAGCAATTGCAAGAGCAGTTGAAAGAATCACTAGAATCTCTAGGTGAAGAGGAAGCCCCAGTAGTTGTTCCTTCATCACCGGGTAATGAAAAATCGATTATCAATGAAATCGAACGTAAAGAATCAGAAATAGTGAATTTACCATTAATAAATGATGGTAAGAAAGCGCGCTTGAAAAGTGTCTTTTACAAATCAATTAATAGTGATAATTCAACATTGTTAATGGAGTACTATGGAGCATTAGCTCAATATGAAACGGCATTGAAGACGAATTTAAGTTCTGATCCAATTTCCCAAGAACTGTCGTCAAACGTGAACAAAATCTTAGGTATTAATGAAAAAGGCACAACGTTATTTGATGAATTGCAAGCAGGAGTTCCTGCTTCCCAGCAGCAGTTAACATCATTGGAAGAGGGGCTAACTTCATTCTTTACAAAGCAAATGGAGAAAGTCGATTCTGATTATGAAGTAATTTCTGAACAATTAGAAGCAGTTGAAACAAGTGCGAGCAATATGCAAGAAAGCTTGGATACTTTCATTGCTGGTTCCTCTGAATCTCATTCTCCGGTTGCAGATGGAAGTAGCCTCGTATCAAATCAACAAAGTATTAGCCAAAACTTGCAGGCTATGAGTAATTCCATGAACACAATCATGGAAAATCAAGACAATATTATGTCAGTAACAAATGACCTTCACGCTAAAGCGGCAGATGTGAATGCAGATACGCAGGAATTGAACTCTAAGTGGAATGAAAACGTGGATACAACAGAGAAATATCGTAATGACATTCATGATGTGTTAAACAACGCATTTATCGATGGTCAAAAGAATGGTCAAATTTATGAGCATTTATCTACTCCACTAGCAGCAAACAGCCTAGATTCATCCGTGCAAGAGAATAAATTACCACCAGTGATTGTACTCGTCATTGTGTTAATTAGTAGCTTACTCATTGGGTATTTCTGCTACTATTTCAAAAACAACAAAACGAGCGTGCGCATCGCGTTGTTCAGTTTGCTGAACTTAATCGTTGGATTAATTATTAGTATTTACGGGTTGGATATTTATCCACTTAATGAAACAGGTGCAATTGAATGGACAATTTTCACTGTTTTATTACTAACTGCGGTGTCCTCTGTGATTTTTGCTGGTTTCTCAATTGGCAATCTAGTTGGTTGGTTCGTTAGTGTTGCAGTCATTGCCTTCTTCATAACGCCAATGCTGACGTTATTGGCATCAAATATTGATTATGAAGATCCGATGACAAAAGTATACTTATCCATTCAATACGGACCTGAATCTCTAATCGTTCCAGCAAGTATTGTTCTTGCGGTAATTATTGCGGTTGCAGCATTCGTACCGTATATCATCGGGCGAATTAAGAATCGTGCAAGTACGCAAGATGAGGAAACTTCGTATGAAATGTAA
- a CDS encoding YwqI/YxiC family protein has product MSNEVKVVYADVEEQLGVMENATSSLKATAVPPIEGNTLDVVTKLNELAQELEQILTSYQAVLQSNIQTTRNSVHYMREQDQRISTNISGAVSGPRRLME; this is encoded by the coding sequence GTGTCAAATGAAGTGAAAGTGGTATATGCGGATGTAGAGGAACAGCTTGGTGTGATGGAGAATGCAACTTCATCACTGAAAGCTACCGCAGTACCCCCGATTGAAGGGAATACATTAGATGTTGTAACAAAACTAAATGAACTTGCACAAGAATTAGAACAAATCTTAACGAGTTACCAAGCAGTGTTACAAAGTAATATTCAAACAACTAGAAATTCGGTTCATTACATGCGAGAGCAGGATCAGCGCATTTCAACGAATATCAGCGGTGCCGTTTCCGGTCCTAGGAGGCTGATGGAATAA
- the essC gene encoding type VII secretion protein EssC, with protein MSTLLFFYDNYYQSIQLDQLKKDQITVGNDSSHTVTIHSLPFTNGPLTITEDSFGFTVKQNEQLLGKVNPKQFFEWTDANSQKKLNIIFFQSIAKQETYFVGEKKEIRFSNENEQAEITWKSELQLKPQSFALLKVGHQWTFENPNNAECYINGQRKQSRKQIQLGDIIYTPFMFIRLVEEDVLEILSFEDYETQLSQIIEPESEMKKKYPIYRRTPRMVYELPKEKVSLSFPSQEHDPSNRGLWLVILPPLVMLIVMGIVSVIQPRGIFILITMVMFVMTLITSSVQYFKDRGNEKRKKEKRVRVYTAYLENKRQELQELSEKQRFTMEFHFPTFERMKYLTNQISDRIWERPLESDDFLQFRLGTGTVPSSFPITLNSNDMANREMDDLIEQSQKLEKVYKEISDVPIIANLAKGPIGLIGKERVVKQEIHQIIGQLAFFHSYHDLRFVFIFDEADYKQIEWMKWLPHFNIPNMYARGLIYNEKTRDQLLSSIYEMIRERDLEEEKDKLRFAPHLVFIITNQQLINEHVILEYLEGDHKHLGISVIFATDAKESLSDNIHTLVRLLNDTQGDILIQDKKAVSIPFTLDYHQKEDNERFSRMLRTLNHQTGMTNSIPESVTFLEMMNVKEVDGLRIGQKWSENESSKSLAVPIGLKGKDDLVYLNLHEKAHGPHGLLAGTTGSGKSEFLQTYILSLSVHFHPHEVAFLLIDYKGGGMAQPFRTLPHLLGTITNIEGSVNFTNRALASIRSELKRRQRLFDRYNVTHINDYTSLFKQQQAEEPLPHLFLISDEFAELKNEEPDFIRELVSAARIGRSLGVHLILATQKPGGVIDDQIWSNARFKVALKVQDASDSKEILKNADAANITQTGRGYLQVGNNEVYELFQSAWSGAPYLSEHSDGEDEIAIVTDLGLIPLSNISAKDTKRKGITEIEAIVTKIAETQQVFGIDKLKSPWLPPLAERLFKNAETSEQRDRIALALIDEPEKQSQTTYHYQVMDDGNLGIFGSTGYGKSTTVLTLLLNIAENYSPEEVHYYLMDFGNGSLLPLKQLPHTADFFLMEDIRKMEKFMRMIREEIVRRKQLLQQMEVGSIKLYNQVAEKKLPLLYVVVENFDFIKEEMPDFEPYFNQFVRDGQSLGIYMIFTATRISSIRQAVMNNLKTKIVHYLMDHSEAFSVLGKTTLSPEAIPGRAIIKKDEAHFSQIFLPANGANDFEMLEALKETVKSLKAKYSRLSEPTSIPMLPTDLTLSQLAKYIPLDKQPHLFPVGLDEEFVQPVAVNLLNNKHCLVMGQAQKGKTNVLKVLLTLAVEKGIRDIGLFDSFDRGLATFADEGAVTYVETKEQFDDWLTIIEAEVASREVTYVNTNFNERANLQFPPILLVVDDYTRFNSSLDSKLQERVVKLMKNASYLGFNFIVSGNSTDLTKGYDALTTVVKQIRQALLLMKKSEQTLFTLPYDRKEEEIQAGFGYYVMNNKEIKIQIPLCDIERKIYS; from the coding sequence ATGAGTACGCTTTTATTTTTTTATGACAACTATTATCAATCCATTCAATTGGATCAACTAAAGAAAGACCAAATCACCGTTGGGAATGATTCATCCCATACTGTGACGATTCACAGCTTGCCGTTTACGAATGGCCCACTCACCATTACGGAAGATTCATTTGGTTTTACGGTAAAGCAAAATGAGCAATTGCTTGGAAAAGTGAATCCCAAGCAGTTTTTTGAATGGACGGATGCCAACAGCCAGAAAAAGCTGAACATCATATTTTTCCAATCCATCGCAAAACAGGAGACCTACTTTGTAGGGGAGAAGAAAGAAATCCGATTTTCCAACGAGAACGAACAAGCTGAAATTACATGGAAATCTGAACTCCAACTGAAGCCACAGTCGTTTGCACTTCTCAAAGTCGGCCATCAATGGACGTTCGAAAATCCAAATAACGCTGAATGCTACATAAACGGGCAGAGGAAACAATCCCGAAAACAAATTCAACTCGGGGACATCATCTACACACCATTCATGTTTATTCGTTTAGTAGAAGAGGATGTCCTAGAAATTCTAAGTTTTGAAGATTACGAGACACAACTTTCACAAATCATCGAGCCTGAATCGGAAATGAAGAAAAAATACCCCATTTACAGACGGACTCCAAGAATGGTGTATGAACTACCGAAAGAAAAGGTTTCATTGTCGTTTCCATCACAAGAGCATGACCCGTCAAACAGAGGCCTCTGGCTAGTCATATTACCACCGCTTGTTATGCTAATTGTTATGGGAATTGTGTCAGTTATTCAGCCTCGAGGAATCTTCATCCTAATTACCATGGTGATGTTCGTCATGACGTTAATTACGTCGTCCGTACAATATTTTAAAGACCGCGGCAATGAGAAACGAAAAAAGGAAAAACGAGTTCGCGTTTACACGGCGTACCTTGAAAATAAAAGACAGGAACTACAAGAGTTATCAGAAAAACAACGATTTACGATGGAGTTCCACTTCCCAACTTTCGAACGCATGAAATATTTAACGAATCAAATTTCAGACCGTATTTGGGAACGTCCATTAGAAAGTGATGATTTTCTTCAATTTCGTTTAGGGACGGGGACAGTACCATCAAGCTTTCCGATCACACTAAATTCAAACGATATGGCGAATCGCGAAATGGATGACTTAATCGAACAATCTCAAAAACTTGAAAAAGTTTATAAGGAAATTTCTGATGTGCCAATCATCGCGAATTTGGCGAAAGGGCCAATTGGGCTAATTGGGAAAGAGCGCGTTGTAAAACAAGAAATTCACCAAATCATTGGACAGCTTGCGTTTTTCCATAGCTATCATGATTTACGTTTTGTCTTTATTTTTGATGAAGCAGATTACAAGCAAATCGAGTGGATGAAATGGTTGCCGCATTTTAATATTCCGAACATGTATGCACGTGGGTTAATTTACAACGAAAAAACACGAGATCAGCTGCTTTCATCGATTTATGAAATGATTCGTGAGCGTGATTTAGAGGAGGAGAAAGACAAACTCCGCTTTGCACCACATCTTGTGTTTATTATCACAAACCAGCAGTTGATTAATGAACACGTTATCTTAGAATACCTTGAAGGAGACCACAAACACCTTGGCATTTCGGTGATTTTCGCAACCGATGCAAAAGAAAGTTTGTCGGACAATATTCACACCCTTGTGCGCTTACTGAATGATACACAGGGAGACATTTTAATACAGGATAAAAAAGCAGTGAGCATTCCGTTTACACTGGATTATCATCAAAAAGAAGATAACGAGCGTTTTTCGCGGATGTTACGCACGCTGAACCATCAAACAGGAATGACGAATTCCATCCCAGAAAGCGTGACCTTCCTTGAAATGATGAATGTAAAAGAAGTAGATGGACTTAGAATTGGGCAAAAATGGTCAGAAAATGAATCTTCGAAATCATTAGCTGTGCCAATTGGGTTAAAAGGGAAAGACGATCTCGTGTATTTAAATCTACATGAGAAAGCACATGGACCGCACGGATTACTTGCGGGAACAACGGGGTCAGGGAAAAGTGAATTTCTACAAACGTACATCTTGTCATTGTCAGTGCATTTCCATCCACATGAAGTGGCATTCCTTTTAATCGACTACAAAGGTGGGGGAATGGCTCAGCCGTTTAGAACATTGCCACACCTATTAGGAACGATTACGAATATCGAGGGTAGTGTGAACTTTACGAATCGCGCACTCGCTTCGATCCGTAGTGAGTTAAAACGTCGTCAACGCTTGTTTGACCGTTATAATGTCACACACATTAACGATTACACAAGTTTGTTTAAGCAACAGCAAGCAGAAGAACCACTGCCACATTTATTTTTAATTTCCGATGAATTCGCGGAATTGAAAAATGAAGAGCCGGACTTTATTCGAGAGCTAGTAAGTGCTGCTCGTATCGGGCGAAGTTTAGGGGTTCATCTCATCTTGGCAACACAAAAACCAGGCGGCGTCATTGATGATCAAATCTGGAGTAACGCCCGCTTTAAAGTGGCACTGAAGGTTCAAGATGCGAGTGACAGTAAGGAAATTTTGAAAAATGCAGATGCTGCTAACATCACCCAAACAGGTAGGGGATATTTACAAGTTGGGAACAACGAAGTTTATGAGCTGTTCCAATCGGCTTGGAGTGGTGCGCCTTATCTGTCAGAGCACTCCGATGGGGAAGATGAAATTGCCATCGTAACGGATTTAGGTCTAATTCCTTTATCGAATATTTCTGCAAAAGATACGAAACGAAAAGGCATCACAGAAATTGAAGCAATCGTAACGAAAATCGCAGAGACGCAACAAGTATTTGGTATTGATAAGCTAAAAAGTCCGTGGCTTCCGCCGCTTGCTGAACGCTTGTTTAAAAATGCGGAAACTTCCGAACAGCGAGATCGCATCGCCCTTGCCTTAATCGATGAACCTGAAAAACAAAGCCAAACGACGTATCACTATCAAGTGATGGATGACGGCAACCTTGGTATTTTCGGTTCCACTGGTTACGGAAAATCAACAACGGTGCTGACACTGCTATTAAATATCGCGGAAAACTACAGTCCTGAAGAAGTGCATTATTACTTAATGGACTTTGGAAATGGTTCGTTACTTCCGTTGAAGCAACTTCCACATACTGCTGATTTCTTCTTGATGGAGGATATCCGCAAAATGGAGAAGTTTATGCGAATGATCCGCGAAGAAATCGTTCGAAGAAAGCAATTACTTCAGCAAATGGAAGTGGGCAGTATAAAGCTGTATAACCAGGTAGCAGAGAAAAAACTTCCGCTACTTTATGTGGTCGTTGAGAATTTTGATTTTATTAAGGAAGAAATGCCGGATTTCGAACCTTACTTCAATCAATTTGTAAGGGACGGCCAGTCTTTAGGGATTTATATGATCTTTACGGCAACACGTATTTCATCGATTCGCCAAGCGGTCATGAACAATCTGAAGACGAAAATTGTGCATTACTTGATGGATCATAGTGAGGCATTTTCGGTGCTTGGGAAAACGACTTTATCACCTGAAGCGATACCAGGTCGGGCGATTATTAAAAAAGACGAGGCCCATTTTTCACAAATTTTCTTACCGGCTAATGGAGCAAATGATTTTGAGATGCTTGAAGCCTTGAAAGAAACAGTTAAATCGTTGAAGGCAAAATACTCGAGGTTATCAGAACCAACATCAATCCCAATGCTACCAACAGATTTGACACTGTCTCAATTAGCAAAATATATTCCGCTTGATAAACAACCACATTTATTCCCAGTCGGTTTAGATGAAGAGTTTGTCCAACCAGTTGCGGTAAATCTTTTAAACAACAAACATTGTCTCGTTATGGGGCAAGCGCAAAAAGGAAAGACAAATGTGTTAAAAGTGTTGTTAACGCTTGCTGTAGAAAAGGGAATTCGAGATATTGGGTTGTTTGATTCATTTGATAGAGGTTTAGCGACTTTCGCAGATGAAGGGGCAGTTACCTATGTAGAAACGAAAGAACAATTTGATGATTGGTTAACCATTATTGAAGCAGAAGTTGCATCCCGTGAAGTGACGTATGTTAACACGAACTTTAATGAACGGGCAAATCTTCAATTCCCGCCGATTCTTCTTGTGGTGGATGATTATACGCGATTCAATTCGAGTCTTGATTCGAAACTTCAAGAACGCGTTGTGAAGTTGATGAAAAATGCAAGTTATCTTGGATTTAACTTCATTGTATCTGGCAATTCGACTGATTTAACGAAAGGCTATGATGCATTAACAACGGTAGTGAAGCAAATTCGTCAAGCATTGCTATTGATGAAAAAATCAGAGCAAACATTATTCACACTTCCTTACGATCGTAAAGAAGAAGAAATTCAAGCAGGATTTGGCTACTATGTCATGAACAACAAAGAAATCAAAATACAAATCCCATTATGTGATATTGAAAGGAAGATCTACTCATGA
- the essA gene encoding type VII secretion protein EssA produces the protein MKCKILFGALVLWIMGGVGFNYGPGFHFHLGSELTASAASNLDDLSPNEYKEKEFKDNKEYLHNESLLESRKEIPEEQKQLDFIPNDYDPNEKIKEELFVNDFEERKTIAYESMKLGLFSGESEIAKVQANQSSSENNHGNKNLQFVYIGLLIACILIALIWLVPKMVQGDKR, from the coding sequence ATGAAATGTAAGATTTTGTTTGGCGCTTTAGTATTGTGGATAATGGGGGGAGTCGGGTTCAATTACGGACCCGGCTTCCACTTCCATTTAGGGTCAGAGTTAACGGCATCGGCCGCAAGCAATCTTGATGATCTTAGTCCAAATGAATACAAGGAAAAAGAATTCAAAGACAATAAAGAATATCTTCATAATGAATCTTTGTTGGAATCTAGGAAGGAAATCCCTGAAGAACAAAAACAGTTAGATTTTATTCCTAATGATTACGATCCAAATGAAAAAATCAAGGAAGAGCTTTTTGTTAATGATTTTGAAGAACGAAAAACGATCGCATATGAATCTATGAAACTAGGTTTGTTTTCAGGTGAATCAGAGATTGCAAAAGTTCAAGCAAATCAGTCGAGCTCAGAAAACAATCATGGGAACAAGAACCTACAATTTGTCTATATAGGATTGTTAATCGCTTGTATCCTCATTGCCCTGATTTGGCTTGTTCCAAAAATGGTGCAGGGAGATAAAAGATAG
- a CDS encoding ABC transporter ATPase produces MLKQLTEEDFAVLRGPLESGRQSPNSLASTLFLGIFLQAGIFYLTYYIAGKYTIYPNFESIQTVHLWLTVALIAISVVFTIPAVFKKAEKFQYLLSILVTQNLSVLFYLAALFIIGEDDNAQAESLVNFTWITLLIGALLFIATFVRFYRLLKKGHYRKGSRSEELRGKFETTSYIPIAIIGSMGLVFLIQYVMKMGSSDLFDTLMFVFLPLGIFYTLIFVLPEQLVMLYCKLRFKTFNFDERGYLQSENIHVMNKKVKQS; encoded by the coding sequence ATGTTGAAACAACTTACCGAAGAAGATTTTGCCGTATTACGAGGACCACTCGAATCTGGTAGACAAAGTCCTAATTCGTTAGCTTCTACGCTTTTTTTAGGAATTTTCCTACAAGCCGGGATCTTCTATTTAACTTATTATATCGCAGGAAAATACACCATTTATCCCAACTTCGAAAGCATTCAAACTGTCCATTTGTGGCTCACAGTAGCGTTAATCGCAATATCCGTTGTCTTTACAATCCCTGCTGTTTTTAAAAAAGCCGAGAAGTTTCAATACTTATTATCCATCCTTGTCACTCAAAACCTCTCCGTACTTTTCTATTTGGCGGCGCTATTTATTATAGGAGAAGACGACAATGCACAGGCTGAATCGCTAGTAAACTTCACGTGGATTACCCTATTAATTGGGGCTTTACTATTTATCGCAACGTTTGTTCGATTTTATCGCCTACTTAAAAAAGGTCACTACCGTAAAGGGTCAAGAAGTGAAGAATTGCGCGGGAAATTTGAAACAACATCTTATATTCCAATCGCCATCATCGGAAGTATGGGGCTTGTTTTCTTAATCCAATATGTAATGAAAATGGGCTCCTCTGATTTATTTGATACGCTAATGTTTGTCTTTTTACCGCTTGGGATTTTTTACACACTGATTTTTGTCTTACCAGAGCAACTTGTGATGTTGTATTGCAAGCTACGATTTAAAACCTTTAATTTTGATGAACGCGGGTACCTACAATCGGAAAACATTCATGTAATGAATAAAAAAGTAAAACAAAGCTAG
- a CDS encoding biotin carboxylase encodes MEIRSLQFDHLITFRIRDKKENWLEGIKVMEDFPLNHEVYKNGPVFFSFEVEEGDEGLFTFYLPINEAVEFDEGITDFAYLEQFKLEKSLLLRQAQEEVDFKTAIQKIKDYAQAQNLPTDDSFVCVLLEVYGEYMIDLYVPLKERSEVR; translated from the coding sequence ATGGAAATACGCAGTCTACAATTCGATCATTTAATTACGTTTCGTATAAGAGATAAAAAAGAAAACTGGCTTGAAGGAATCAAGGTCATGGAAGATTTTCCTTTAAATCATGAAGTTTATAAAAATGGTCCTGTGTTTTTCTCCTTTGAAGTAGAAGAAGGAGATGAAGGCCTATTCACGTTTTATTTGCCGATTAATGAAGCGGTGGAATTTGATGAGGGAATCACAGATTTCGCTTATTTAGAGCAATTCAAATTAGAGAAGTCGCTGCTATTGCGTCAAGCGCAGGAAGAAGTGGATTTCAAAACTGCAATTCAGAAAATAAAAGATTATGCCCAAGCGCAAAATTTACCGACAGATGATTCATTCGTTTGCGTGCTACTAGAAGTTTATGGGGAATACATGATTGATTTATATGTACCTTTGAAAGAACGGAGCGAAGTGCGATGA